CCGCAGCTGTGGTCAGTGTTTCTATCCATTACTCATTTTGGAGTAAATTACATGCATATAAAAGTTTGAAATTCTATTAGTTAATGAAAACTTTAGCAATcagaaaaaaaattgagaaagaaAGTACTTTTATATTAAATTGAATTAATTCAGAAAGAGTTTTGTTCTTCATATTTGATTattctcataaaaaataaattttgattaaatcttaTGTCTAACTTTTTACATTATTGAACTCTCCATTTTTCTAGGGAAAGTATGCTAAAGTTGATGGCTGAGGagaagtagagaagaggggagtaTTGGTTTGGAATATGTTTCAGGGGGAGGGGGGGAATGGGATTCGAAAGGAATCAAACAAAGATGATGTTGGTGTTGATGTTGAACTTGCTGTGTGCTTCCATGAACAAGTGTGGAAGGATGGGGATTGACTTGCAGCACAGTCAAGCAAGAGCCCATGATATTATCATTTCTCAGGAAATGGAGAAGGAAAAGTGGAAATATCCCCTCATGCTTGTGCAAACCACTTTCGATCTGTTCACATTTCTCTAGTTGCAGAATGAACAGATGAGCAAACAAAGGGTGAAGTGAAATGGTGAGATTCTTGCTGTTCATACTGTTTGGAAAAGAACACCTTTACTGGTACTACTGATAGCATCACAAGAACTGTGTCCAAACTTGAATCTCGATTATTATAATGACGTTATGATGTAATGAACCCAGAAATGTACTTGAATCAAGACCTGGTTGGTGGCTTACAGCAATCATTTAAGGTCACCTAATCCACTCTTACTACTGACCTGGAAAGATAAAGAGGTGGCAAAATAAGGTATGCAATCATCATAAGCCACAAGTAGTCTCAGTTGAGTTCTTCTCATGATATATGTTGATTGTGATGCTCATTTAATCTACTCTTAGACATGTTCAAGTGTTTTTGCTCTTTTCAACCATGATTGTGAATCTTTACAGTGAATCTTTTGGCTTCTTGTCCATCAGAaaagaagtattttggtgcttcatggcacttctctctctctctctctctctctcggtttaCCTTGACAAAGCCATGGCTTTTTTGTTTGGAGTATGGTGATGAACTGTAGGAGGAAGATAGAGATCTTGGAGGGATTGAGATCAAGTCCTTCAAGTTCTCTTCCTGGAGCATCAACCAGGAAATAAGCAGAATTAAGCCCCCCTGGCCTCTTCCTCTAAAAGAGGCAGCCATTGAATGGAGAACATATCTACAAGGAGCGAATTCACTTGAGAGAGATCTAAAGCTCATCCCCCCCTGCTATAAATCCATTCCCCTTTGTCTCCTCCTCTGCACTATATCTTTTGCAGCACAATTCAGGGCCGGAATCCCGGTTGCCAAAACTGCCTCATCTGGCCCTGTGAGCTCTAGGCTGGCCGCGAATGGGGAGGCACTCTTGCTGCTACAAGCAGAAGCTGAGGAAAGGGTTGTGGTCTCCGGAGGAGGACGAGAAGCTTGTGAAGCACATCGCCAAGTATGGCCATGGCTGTTGGAGCTCTGTCCCCAAGCTAGCAGGTAATTCGACTGTTCGATTCTGCAGTGTTTCTTTCCTTGCGTGACATGTCCAATTCTGCAGACCTGCAGAGGTGCGGAAAGAGCTGCAGATTGAGGTGGATCAACTACCTGAGGCCTGATCTGAAGAGGGGCACCTTCTCGCAGCAAGAGGAGAAACTCATCATCGAGCTCCATGCAGCCGTCGGCAACAGGTAGCGGCAGTTTACGTTCTCGAGTTCAAGCACTGGTCTTGAAGTCCAATGCCGTCTCATGTCTCTCGCCTTCAGGTGGTCTCAGATTGCGGCCCAGTTGCCGGGAAGAACCgataacgagatcaagaactactggaactcaTGCATCAAGAAGAAGTTGAGGCAGAGCGGCATCGATCCGAGCACCCACAGACCACTCAGCGAGGTCGAGGGAGGAGACGACAAAGAAGCCATGGCCGGCGGCAGAAGCTCCACCTCCGCAC
The DNA window shown above is from Musa acuminata AAA Group cultivar baxijiao chromosome BXJ2-4, Cavendish_Baxijiao_AAA, whole genome shotgun sequence and carries:
- the LOC135610735 gene encoding transcription factor MYB61-like, which encodes MGRHSCCYKQKLRKGLWSPEEDEKLVKHIAKYGHGCWSSVPKLADLQRCGKSCRLRWINYLRPDLKRGTFSQQEEKLIIELHAAVGNRWSQIAAQLPGRTDNEIKNYWNSCIKKKLRQSGIDPSTHRPLSEVEGGDDKEAMAGGRSSTSAPPPSHTIECTPLLQANDVVVPSSISISVPDLRCLEAGSCSNTSANSANSSSEFELQNSSSLFDGSIFQWLELFPSKGAQHHFDGEPEDLKWSEYLNGTIGSDDGLLGEIKKE